TTGCTGCTGTATTTAGACCCTACACCTTCATGAAGGGTGCTTCACTGAGCTGCGAGTGTGACTTCAAACGGAGTTCACTCCATGACGGAGTGGGAGTGGGGAGGGTCCGGTTTGGGAAAGGCCCATAGTGTTTGGCGACCTTTGTGGCACATTGACTTCAGGCAGGCAAAGCTCTAAAACTACTCCGTCTGAtgacttttccctttttttgttaTATAGTTGACCTAGGGTCACTAggttctctgcctcctccctgcGCACCAAGCTGGAAACTCTGACCATTGAGAAGATGGATCCACCGTTTCACCACCACCAGAGATGTATTTGAAAATATACTTGGATGAACTACACTAAAGTGTATCCTTCAGAAATGatcttcttttttaaaaagataatcAGACTAGCTAACGTTTTTTCTTGAAACCCTCTTGAAGCCCCCTGAAGTCAAAGTGCAGCTTGGGTCAGTAAGGACGCACAGTCCTCATAAATTCTTTATTCTCTGGACTAGTACACTTGTGCAGGTTTGCGCCAGATCCAAACTGGCTAACGCCTGACTGTGTCCGTGCTGTGAAGGgcattcttttgtgttttgggaACATGGTTCCCACTGCACAAGTGGGGTGGCAGGGGGGGTGAGAGAGTCAGACAGTTTTGTAACCCCTAACCCTGCCTGCATGAGCCCACCGGTGTGGGTCACTCTCAAATGGCAGGGCCTCTCGAAGTTCCCATGCTTGAAAAACGAAATCTTTGAGTATTTTAGTCCCAAAATTGACATAAAATCACTTTATTGTGACTATTTAAATGTTCAGGCACTTGTATTACCGTACATACCATCCATCTGACTTGTTAGTAGATCAAAACAAACCACGAAAAGTATTTTCAGACACCATTTTGACCAACTTGAGGTTTGATTTGAAGTCACACACCTGCCTTCAAGAGCTGTCAGTTCGGTTgtgaacatgaaaatgtatgCAACAATCGACGGAGTTTGCTCATCCGTTGTCCCGTTGAATATCATTTTGTTACCAGGCTAAGGCAGTTTTGCATTACTTTACACTATGCATAGTGGAGTGTTGGGTATTGGCCGTGAATGTTTTCCATTGGATTGCAGGAGTACCCTCTAAGCTCGACATATGCTTGCTTTTGACCAAAGGTAACAGAATGGATCGCTccgtcttaaaaaaaaaatgttcaaaataagGTGAAATATAATCTTCAAGTGGGGTGAGGTCATTCGAGAATTTTGTTGAAATAAGTTAAGATGATATTTTGAGACTCTTAACAGAGACTATTAAGAGTCTCTCCAGTCATTTCAAGATATTGGCATTGTCACACGTTTCCCCCGAAATGTAATCGCATCGTTTAATCTACCTTTTCATGTTGGCGACCTCCACTTTTAAATCAAGCCACAAAGTCAAGAATAGCTGAGCcttttcaaaatcaaatgttttttttttttttggacttaTGTGgttaaacattacatttccaGTGACGTTAATATAGTTAGATAGAGATGTCCACCcgaaaaccaaaaaaatgttgGACCAAAGAAGTTGAGAGTGGTCAGCTTAACCGTTGTCGTCATTGTGGAGGGTCAGTAGGATCATTTCACTAAAGAACTTAACAAGTAATGCACTGATATGTTGTAGCTGCCATTTTTAGCAAGGTATAAGGATAGACCACTACTTAACCTCATCGGCCAAAATGAATGGTGTTAGTTTTTATGGTCCACTACAGAAATCTACAAtccgtgtgtgtgcgcgcgcgagAAATCATTTGCAAGTCGagctgctttgctttgctttcctgTCATGGAACAAGCATTTTGACTGAAACATGTTCATAGCTGCCAACACATTTTAGTCTTCTGTTGCTGTGGTGTCCAAAACCCCACGTTAGTATTGGTGGATCCCTAGAGAAAAAAGGTTCCTGGTCAATGTAAAGGTCTGTTACTGGTTCCGACGTGTTACTCATGGGTTGTGTGAAAGCATTACAGAGCTGAAAGCAAAAAGCACAATGCCAGTGTTAATTAATAAATATGTTCACTCATTTTTGCCATCACCAGCACATTATTATGTGTCCTTTTTTTGCTGGTACTTTAAAATATCTATCCCAAGCGTTGTCTTGGAATCTTGGAAGACAATGGGCCCTGTGGGAACTGTAAGGCTTCAGGTGGGATCGCTGCAGGTTTCCAAAGGTAGACTGCAACCTTCATGGAGATTTTGGTGAACCTTTGAATGGGTTTCAATAAACCAATCCCTTCAAGTACAGCAAAAAGTCATTTACATTTCCATTGCTGGCATTCCCtgccctgaaacacacatttcacagaatGTTCTTTATAATCAGACCAGAgcatttcaaaatacaaaaatcttCTTTTCTCAGTCGGTTTGCAGaagacaaaatgccaaaatgctGAAAAGGATGTACAGTTTAGGATAGCTCAAAACAGTGACGTGTAACGTTGGGAATTTCTAAATCTAGCCTTGCAACTAAAGTATAGGTGTGAGAAATATCTATGGTTCTGATCAGGCCTGCACTACTGTAGGTATCTAGTTTGAGCGGGCTAAGAAAACCAgcatatattcacattttagaagttGGAACCAGTGGATAAAAATTAACCAATTACCAAAACAGTTAGTCCATTCATTTTAGTCAATTAATAGTTTGAGCTCTACTTCAGGCAATTCTTGTCAGCaaggaaatgttttcatgcGGCACTTGAACTACTTTATGACACCTTCATCATTAAAAGCaatatgaatcagaatcagaaatactttattggtcCCCGGtgggaaattatacaattatacaCGCTGTTAGCATGAGGGTAGCGTTAACAAGTGTCTGTTTTTTGATGGCCATCTGCACTTTTTTTTGGGAACTGACAGATATGTGCCTTCATCATCCCACCTGAGAGCTCACCACAGGCCTCGGTCCTGCACCAAAGCGTCCCACAGCTTACAGTCccaccatgcacacacacgcttttTTTGTGCAAGGTAAAATCACTTTGAAGCCACGCGCTTCGCTCCTACAACCTATGCAGTTCCTTTTTACAAAGAGTCCCATCATGTTACAAGTGCCTCCACACCTGCCACGATACAGACGActcgtgttttgttttgttttttgtctttaccaGGCActagtcatatatatatattttcctgtGCTGGCACTTCAGTGATTAAAAGCATTGCTGcctgttgtgtgcatgtggagcTACCATCCGCTGTCATTCACTGCACCTCCTGAATGTGCGGTTTTCCCGTAATGTGACGGATGCCTGGCAAAAGAGAAGCTCGTTTCAAAACGGCTGTGAAGTTTTCCTCAAGGGGACTGGTTGCGCCAGCTGAAGCTCATGCTGAAAAGATAAAAGTTAGGAGTTGCAGTGTTGCAGTGTTTaccagctgtaaaaaaaaaatgtcaatgccTGCATTGTATTTGTATCGCCTTGTATGCAATTTTGTCATTGCTGTACAATCACAACTCACGTAAAAGcaatttattttctgattaATGATCTGTTCTTCTACAACATTCATCTCATACAGTTTCTTATATTATTGTATGAAGTCATTTAGTATTCTTTCTGTATACTTCTTCTGACaacccccctcccaaaaaaaacagtctccaaatgtttgtttcataAATGAGTTAAGTTAGTATTAATTGAattctttttgttaaataaatgaatactgaGACTTTAAGGTTGTTGCTGGTGTTTAGTTTACgtcttgtgtgtttgcatcaaGGCTCATGCAACCATCAAATAAACCACAAAGCGCTAAATTTAAATAGATAATCtacttttattaaataaacaCTGAGGAATAATGGCACAGCTTTACcaaaaataaatagacaaaaaGTAATATTTAACCCTCACACAAGAGCTTCACCTCAACCAATCAAATGTgcactgcagacaaacaaaagaaaaacacaaacacacacacacacaatctgtctcCAAGTATTATCTGCAGCTAGTTTCTAAATGTGGACAATTCAGCCTGACAAATGAATGCCACTGAACTTCTCAGTAACAGTGGAACAGTATACGGCGTTATCACTCCTTCATCCCGCAGTGTTAACGCGGCATGAAGAAATCTACAAAAGCTACACTTCAGATAACATTTCACCTTTGAAATACCTTGACAGTCATTACACTTACTGTACACTACTGATGTGATACTTGAGATTAGTGTTAGTCTGTCGTGGGAGCATTACCTTCATACAACATTgtaacagagtgctgcaggaatgagtcctaaaacccggatATGAGTTAGTATTTTTAACACCTCGAAGTCAATggttttttttgaatggggttTTTGTTAGATGCCAAGGTTGTTCTACGGCATAAAATTCGTCAGTAGATACACGAACAAAAACGTGTACGtttcataaacttttgttttgccacagagcttattttctgcgaTAATCCAAAAccccatggaaaaatcccattggctttttgtcgagggaaccagggcgatgctaacttccgggttggcctacaaaaatacgtcatccctgcagcgctctattagGTGTCAGCCCTGGGATTGTTTGGCGACCTTTTTTTCCAAGGTGCACCCCGCCTCTCGCCCAGTATCAATTGGGATTGGCTCCTCCACCGACCCCCGAGGATAAGCAGGTATAGCTAATGGAAGGATTCTTTTTGCCCTTTTCACTGTCTGAGACCACAGCTCCTCGAGCACTCTTATGTAAGTactacatgtgtatgtgtgtacatttgttggCGGTTCTCGTGAGGACCCATTTTTGGATGGATATTTGTACTAAGTGAGGGCATTTAGGCCAAATCTCACATATTTCAGGGGTTAGTTTCAGGTTACAGATTGGACTGAGATTCCACTAAGACTTTGTTTGACATTAGGCTTGAATTGAGGAAGAGAGCAGCAGGGTTGATGTGATAGACATTATCATGTCATGTTGTTCACACTGCGTCATTTTAATGAAGTCAGTAAACTTTTCAGATTACTGTACAAAGTAAGTGACTGACGGCAGTTTGTCATGACCTTGGAGGagacgacccccccccccccccccccgatgatttcaaaaataaacactgagtGGACTACTACTCACAGCTTTTGCCTCAACAATTCCTACAAATCCCAGAATGCCTCTGAACAACACCCCAGAAAATATGCATTCAGTTAAATATTCATCTGTAGGTGGAAAGAGACATGACCGTATGGTGGTGGTCAGTCAGAgattccccccaaaaaagttgCCTCATTAAACCCAACCTAACCTGCTGCGTTGCATTCTGGGTCTATTTCCTGTTACTGTCGGTGTATAAATTGGTCTCTGTGCCACTTCTACAATTCATTTCTCCCTGTATGATTATTGACTGTCGGATGTTGGAAAGAAGCCGTCGGTCTTTGATTCTGagtgacaaacacaaaagtcGGACGTTTACGGTTGACATTTCTCGATTgctaaaacattttctgcacagCTGCTGAAGTTAATTAACTGAGGAAATGAACGTGGGTCCTCACAAGTTTagtcaaacaaatgtgtgtacacagtgagtgtgtgtgtgtgtgttatctgcgGATCCACAGCCAGACGTTGAGCAGGCAGGCGGAGAAAAGCAGTGAGAACAGGACGACTTCAGTATTCCTCCGTTCAGTGTTGTGCCTCTCGAGGGCTGCCAGGCGGCGACTCATTTTCATCACCtacgcagacagacagggagacagggagacagacagagacgcgAAAAGTGACGATGAACAAACAATGCTAAAACCGAGCAGGAGGCAGACGGAGAGGCTCGCGGGTTTTCTCGGCCTACCTGTCTCCTGAGGATGATGAACTCAACTGcagctcctccctcttcttctgggCTCCAGTTCTCCATTGTCCTGAACaaggacaggaagagagaacaAGCTCTATTGGCGTACACAAACCAAACTTCAACGGAATACCAACACTAAATGGAACAAGGAGTGAAATAGAATGGTTTAAAAGGAAGTAGTTGTTGCCGTCTGACAACGAACAGCAGCAGTCAGAACTGGAACCCAGTCCACTTAAAAGCATGGGTTCACATTtatttcaagtctgtcttaacaCTCACAGGCCTGCATGTACACTGAATGAGACTTTGTTCCTTCTGTCCGTGTGGACAGGACCACAAACAGATTTCCCTCTTAAAGCAATTTCAATAGAAGTGATGGGAGGcaaaaatccacagtcctcttGCTGTGTAAGAATGCATTCAACTAATCAATGCATACTTTCTTTCAGAGTGAAATGACACCATTAATGCCTTGCTTCATATAAGAGATATATAGAGACAATTCTGCAAATATAGTATGCTAATGTTAGGTTTCGGTACCATTCATTttaatagagcgctgcagggatgacgtatttttgtaggcaaacccggaagttagcatcgccctggttccctcaacaaaaggccaatgggatttttccattggattttggattattgcagaaaataagctctgtggcaaaacaaaagtttatgatacttacatgTTTTTgatcagcaagataatcttcactacACCGCGGTCACGTTACTTCGACGTCACCACCACGAAGctttacttttaaaaagaatatagatagatatacatatatagacagatagatatacagtataaacacaatcaggctgtaaaggcggactagtgagtagacgactttccgtgttcggcatgacAACGTTTAATGTTCCCgcaacaacctctgtagtctcatttagccacttgttagccacttgttagcaacctgccttttttaagacacgtaaaaccttcaaaattcacgagtgggatatctactgatgtattttatgttgtagaacaaaacttCTCTTGTGCTTGTGTtaacagaccttatttcaggcatcccaccaaaaacccattaaaagaATCCATTGACTTCAAGAcaagggaacaggaagtgtaaaaatgctaactcatttgCGGGTTtcaggactcattcctgcagcactcaaTAAGTACATTTATAAGCCACATTTCCAGAGAGttttttaagacatgtaaaaccttcaaaattcacaagtggggtatctactgatgtattttatgtcgtagaacaaaacactgaaatctcTTAACCtcgtgttaaccacagaccttatttcaggcatctaaccacAACTATGAGCTGTAACAGCTGTGACAGGGACACAATGCAGGCGGCGGCAGCTGAAGATGAAGATCAAAACAGATGAGACATAGTTTACTTCTGGACCTCTGATTGTAAACTTGATGACTGATCTAAAGACGTAAACTTGTGCAGAGGAATGCGCTCCGATGCACACTTTGATAAGGACCATATGAATGAGGAAATGAAGCGGTGTCTGACAGACTTCCTCAGGCTCAACagaaggagacggagagaaactTGTTGAAGAAAAGCTGCCAGCGAGCAGGTTAGGTTCACTGCGGCTGTTACCACAGTCACCTCCATCTCAGGGTTAACTAAACTCAATAGTTTTCACTAAACCCGCTTCATCAAACGGGGCCCATCACTGCAGAGGTTACTCCAAAACAAGAGGAAAGATTTTGCTCAACAGTTTGGCCGAGTACATCGCAGCACAAGCATGAGGGTTCTTTtggcacataaacacacacttttccctTCAGTCACCTTTTCTTGCTGTGCTCCACgtgtgctgctgcaacaggcACCTCGGTCGCGACTCTTGCTGGTGGTGGCCTCTCTTCACTGCTAAATCTTCACtccaataagaaaaaaagagaaactacaGTCTGTCTGTAGGACCTCCAACAACATGACAGGTAACCAAGCTCCCGACAATGCACGGATTTCAGCGGCTTGCAGAGGGTGAAATGTTagagcaaaacagaaataaacgAGGTGCGCGATGAGAAGCAGATATTGGTTAAAATGGGACGCAGGGTCACACTATTCGTCCCTAGAAAGCATTTGTTGACACCGCTGAGCCACATGGAGCACATTCCAAGTTAAAGCAAAGCAGGTGCATGTTGGCGTTTTCCACATAGAAAGATTATTTACAAACATTTGAGTAAGTAATTCatcagctgcaaaaaaaaaaaaaaattaggtTGAAAACTTAAGAATTGTGGATATATGGAGAGTGTTAATACATTAAGCaaaatagagtgctgcagggatgccGTATTTTCGTAGGCAAACCCGAAAGTTAGAAttgccctggttccctcgactaaaagccaatgggatttttccatgggatttttggattattgcagaaaataagctctgtggcaaaacaaaagtttatgatacttacacattttgttcagcaagataatcttcactaatgaacaccactttcaTGATTTTCGGAGCGTAAATGGAATAAAAAGCCAACGTCAGGATATAAACGAACTgcaccacggtcgcattacttcaacgtcgccaccactaagcttaacttttaagagaatatagatagatatagatatatagacagatagatatagagtataaacacaatgaggctgtaaaggtggactagtgagtagatgactttccgtgttcggcacgAAGACGTTTAATGTCGCCGACAACCTCTGtggtctcatttagccacttgttagcaacccgccttttttaagacatgtaaaagcttcaaaattcagcttaattttcattttgtcgtagaacaaaacttTGAAATATCTTATGCTTGTGTTAACAGACCTTATTTCAAGCatcccaccaaaaaaaaacattaaaaaaaccctttgagacgagggaacaggaagtgtaaaaatgctcactcatttccaggttttaggactcattcctgcagcactctgtaaGTACGTTTATGAGCCACATTTCCAGAGAGTATCATTAAGTAGTGGTGCATGTAGTTTTAGATCatgaggtttttgttttttttaaatacctgGAACTGTGTGTAGATCATGCCGCCCAATGAAAAACACACCCTTTTGTGCAAGAATTTGGCTACAAAACACTTTTGAGTTCTACCAATCAATCCACAATCCCATTCTTGAACCAAGATACCCGGAGAGTAAATGAAATTAGCAATCAATGggtaaaaaacactttaaaaaaatgacCATCACCAGTTCAAGTTGAAGGGTGCAATGGAAGCACTGGAGAAAGGGTTAGTGCTAGTaggagaccacacacacacacacacacacacacacacacacacacacacacacacacacacacacacacacacacacacacactttttgggACTGTCCTAAATGATCAGAATATttgcaaaatatacaaaaagaaattaaaaaaatgtttagatATAGAACTGCCATTAAAACCATCGTACTTTATATTAGGAATGTTACCAGGAGATGTAGAAGATAATCCGATATTACTATTGAGAGTCCTTCTTCTAATTGCCAAGAAGATAATCACAGTCTCCTGGCTGAGGCCTGcatgctatttatttatttgtaataatGTATAgtcttctgtttcctctgggTTCTTGGACAAAAGTCATTATTCATCCCTGTTCATGGGAACTATGTATGGACATTGAGAGGATGCCCCCTAAAGACATTTATGCCTGCGTTGTGTCTTTGAACATGTCACTATACTGTGCGATTGCACAAAGGAtataaaaagaagtaaaaaaaaaaaaaaagtgcttctCATTTACAGGTGAATATTTTGGGGATGGAGTGAGGGACTCATtgaaagctgtgaaatatgGCTCAGACCTGTGTTTCTGGCTGACCGTCAGCAGGAGGCGCTGTGAGGCCTGCAGGCCCAGCTGTTTGGCCACCTGTAGAATGGACTGTGGAGACAAAAGGCTGAGGGGGGTGGTGGGGAGAGGCTGGGCCTGGCCCTGAGGGTCGCTGGTCTGGGCGGAAAGAGAAGCAGTGGAGTGCTGGTGGAGACGATGGCCTGAACCTCGACTGCTGCCAGTGAGGAGAAGtgaagggaggaggacagaggggaaggagggggacCAGAATTAAAAAGGGAGGCAACACACATCACCAGGATCACATTAAGACAAGAGACTATGAAAGAATAAGTGAACAATGTAAGAAAGGATAGCATGAATCAGGTGGGTCTGGGGGGGCAGTAAGGAAACGAGGGAGAGTAAAAGGAAGAGTGGAGAGTAGAATAGTAAGTGGAGGGTTGGAGATGAGAGACGGGGGGAGATCGAGCAAAAATGACTATTTGGAAGGTACAAGCTAATGGCACATGGGACAAAGAACTGTTGCCATTCAGCCGCCGCACTGCTTCAGATTTCAAAATAAGTTTTGAAGTTTAAGACAAACTGTAGATCATCCAAAACACGGTAACCAGAGGGAGAGCACACATTAAACTTCTTTTTGAGTCCCTTTATTTGATGCCTTTTAGAACCACCGTGAATTTTGTGTACCGTTACACCCCTagtattggaaaaaaaagaatgcaatgtcatatttaatgtgttaatgttaacgttacacatcttattttaacttatGAGGGCAGTTGGACTGGCTAGCTAGTAGTGTTAGCCTCGACACCAAACTGAACAGTCAGTGCAAAATGATGTATGggtaagttagctagctagctaacataacAGCTAGTTTATTGACTGGTTTATTACTGAGCCCGCCCATCACACACAAGCCACGCCATCCTCCAAGTAcattctcaacctgtgggaaacactgtccCATGAATTCCCGTTAACTTCCCATGGAAAGTTTCCACCTTGAATATTCCCATAATTTTGCAACCCTATGTAGGGCCCAGCGTTTTCCGGAGCTTGAGTCAAgatatttctgctgctgctgctcgattttgaccattcttttttaatctgtcctTTGCAAGTCCCCTAACTTTATGACAGTGTGCtattaaatcactggagtacccGGACAGTCACATTGTGCTttgaccatagactgtatataaagatggacgacatgacaacCCCCCATAAGTGAAGCCTGAAGTTCgttcaagtgttcgtttttctaatacgtttggttttaattagttatttgatgctataaaaatggaGTGAGgcgtcatgattgacagctgagattgactgtggtgtgctcgcgattggggTGGGCGGGACCTCGACTGGCTCCACTCGCCCGATCACCACTGCACAGACTCCGAATGACGCCACCAGCGCAAGACAGCAGCAGTCGTATCCGGGAGAGTATGGCACTTTCTGTACAGTGGggggaagtggagacgcgtcgtccgtctttatacagtctatggctTTGACCTGAATCTGTTTTGCAGTTTATCTAATGATTCACACAGacgaagccccccccccccctcagaccAGTGACTGTACACTTACTGTATCTTTGAATCCACAGATGTTATTTATAGCTCTAGTGAAACTCACATGACTGTGGCTGCCTGATTGGCTTCGAGTGGAGGCCCTGAAAAAGTAGAGCACCACCCTGGCTCTCCCTGCACGAATACAGATATATGCAGGAGGAGACTAAAAGGCCTCCACAGCCCTAGGCCAATGAATCGCCCGTAACACTACATTTCCACCAATCCCCCATCACTCCCACATACATTTTACAGCAGCTACATCCAACCCTGAAATGGTTTCTCTCTTGACAGCTTTGATTTGGACACATGGCTGCAATGTGGGAGTGGTCTATTGGCATATTTGGCATATTGTGGATCAAACAAAGGAAACTAACCAAAAATGTCTCCAGGTTGGCTCAACTTGCAGCAGTTACAACAGAGCGCCTAGCTCCTATGACATGATATGTACAATCTGAGAAACTACACGAAAACATACTTACTGGGAATCTGAATCCATTATCTGCGGGATAAACGCACTGCATTGACAAAGACCACAACAGACGAATGAAGGAGATGATGCTCAAATACAGGATATGCTTCAGGTTTGAAGTCCTTTCTCTGTTCAGTGAAGTAAAGTAtttctctatttatttatataaagtCTATGAATTTGAGAAGGTACAAGGTTCTTTTC
The Enoplosus armatus isolate fEnoArm2 chromosome 13, fEnoArm2.hap1, whole genome shotgun sequence genome window above contains:
- the LOC139295720 gene encoding mitochondrial fission factor-like isoform X1 — encoded protein: MMMAFTLYPREMSQDPGRDPVFMEAIDKNMRVPERLSVGSGHQWQEEKGEGATRRPEEPPPAYTMQVPDRLTYAEAPDMSPRPLFTTSKPTICSPQGLEPCWESPSGEVFYREALQSPIRRTYSDQSFPSGMPTHLKKALALPRHPSSSSRGSGHRLHQHSTASLSAQTSDPQGQAQPLPTTPLSLLSPQSILQVAKQLGLQASQRLLLTVSQKHRFSSEERPPPARVATEVPVAAAHVEHSKKRTMENWSPEEEGGAAVEFIILRRQVMKMSRRLAALERHNTERRNTEVVLFSLLFSACLLNVWLWIRR
- the LOC139295720 gene encoding mitochondrial fission factor-like isoform X2 is translated as MMMAFTLYPREMSQDPGRDPVFMEAIDKNMRVPERLSVGSGHQWQEEKGEGATRRPEEPPPAYTMQVPDRLTYAEAPDMSPRPLFTTSKPTICSPQGLEPCWESPSGEVFYREALQSPIRRTYSDQSFPSGMPTHLKKALALPRHPSSSRGSGHRLHQHSTASLSAQTSDPQGQAQPLPTTPLSLLSPQSILQVAKQLGLQASQRLLLTVSQKHRFSSEERPPPARVATEVPVAAAHVEHSKKRTMENWSPEEEGGAAVEFIILRRQVMKMSRRLAALERHNTERRNTEVVLFSLLFSACLLNVWLWIRR
- the LOC139295720 gene encoding mitochondrial fission factor-like isoform X3 — encoded protein: MSQDPGRDPVFMEAIDKNMRVPERLSVGSGHQWQEEKGEGATRRPEEPPPAYTMQVPDRLTYAEAPDMSPRPLFTTSKPTICSPQGLEPCWESPSGEVFYREALQSPIRRTYSDQSFPSGMPTHLKKALALPRHPSSSSRGSGHRLHQHSTASLSAQTSDPQGQAQPLPTTPLSLLSPQSILQVAKQLGLQASQRLLLTVSQKHRFSSEERPPPARVATEVPVAAAHVEHSKKRTMENWSPEEEGGAAVEFIILRRQVMKMSRRLAALERHNTERRNTEVVLFSLLFSACLLNVWLWIRR